From Candidatus Methylomirabilota bacterium, a single genomic window includes:
- a CDS encoding glycosyltransferase family 9 protein, which yields MAHEPIDTLVIHPGALGDVLQAVPALEALGRLGHRLTFAGQPRLGELLQGAGLVLGATPFDTFGLEALFADGPAPERLTSRLSRFRRVVSWFGAREPDYVERLGALVPKAIVAPPVPDDESPLTVWEHLVETLGPWDVARPSDLHPLATTERWRIAARTALMALGVDESRPLLIAHPGAGARWKQAPTARFAQALERMVAGTGFEVVVHQGPADAAAVDALLAALSIPAHRFLEPTLTELAGALALAQAYLGSDSGVSHLAASVGTPSVILFPPETLRRWAPWAPSAVALGVGSEGDLP from the coding sequence ATGGCTCACGAGCCCATCGATACCCTCGTGATTCACCCGGGCGCGCTCGGCGACGTCCTCCAGGCGGTGCCGGCGCTCGAAGCGCTCGGGCGCCTCGGCCACCGGCTGACCTTCGCCGGCCAGCCACGATTGGGCGAGCTGCTCCAGGGCGCGGGCCTCGTGCTCGGGGCGACACCGTTCGACACCTTCGGCCTCGAAGCGCTCTTCGCCGACGGACCGGCACCCGAGCGTTTGACGTCGCGGCTCTCGCGCTTCCGGCGCGTCGTCTCGTGGTTCGGCGCCCGCGAGCCCGATTACGTCGAGCGCCTTGGCGCCCTCGTCCCCAAAGCGATCGTCGCGCCGCCGGTGCCCGACGACGAGTCTCCGCTGACCGTCTGGGAGCACCTCGTCGAGACGCTGGGCCCGTGGGACGTCGCGCGTCCGTCCGACCTTCATCCGCTTGCGACCACCGAGCGGTGGCGTATCGCGGCGCGCACCGCGCTCATGGCGCTCGGCGTGGACGAAAGCCGCCCGCTCCTCATCGCGCACCCAGGCGCCGGCGCGCGCTGGAAGCAGGCGCCGACCGCGCGCTTCGCGCAAGCGCTCGAGCGCATGGTGGCAGGCACCGGGTTCGAGGTCGTGGTGCACCAGGGCCCGGCCGACGCCGCCGCGGTGGACGCCCTCCTCGCCGCGCTCAGCATCCCTGCGCACCGCTTCCTCGAGCCCACGCTGACGGAGCTGGCGGGCGCGCTGGCTCTGGCCCAGGCCTATCTCGGCAGCGACTCGGGCGTGAGCCACCTTGCCGCAAGCGTGGGGACACCGAGCGTCATCCTCTTTCCGCCCGAAACGCTCAGGCGGTGGGCCCCGTGGGCGCCCTCCGCCGTGGCGCTGGGCGTCGGATCCGAAGGAGACCTGCCGTGA
- a CDS encoding DinB family protein: protein MAHAKVNDLRARSDKAWAQLRAQLQGMEPYLDKSDAPGQWTTREVLSHMLFEPGWKPVPLLKTFAEKNLPVIDIKPGDTDASGDRKTMTLKQFADALDAQRREVMAYLDGLSEAELSRKSRIPIFKEIMGTDEVDIPTFVGALFEYHWNDHTGQLAKIRKAAGLPDAK, encoded by the coding sequence ATGGCACACGCGAAGGTGAACGATCTGCGCGCCCGCAGCGACAAGGCGTGGGCGCAGCTGAGAGCGCAGCTCCAGGGCATGGAGCCCTACCTCGACAAGAGCGACGCCCCGGGACAGTGGACCACCCGCGAGGTCCTCAGCCACATGCTCTTCGAGCCCGGCTGGAAGCCCGTGCCGCTGCTCAAGACCTTCGCCGAGAAGAACCTGCCAGTGATCGACATCAAGCCGGGCGACACGGACGCAAGCGGCGACCGCAAAACCATGACCCTTAAACAGTTCGCGGACGCCCTCGACGCCCAGCGGCGCGAGGTGATGGCCTATCTCGACGGGCTCAGCGAGGCAGAACTCAGCCGCAAGTCGCGCATCCCGATCTTCAAGGAGATCATGGGCACCGACGAGGTCGACATTCCGACTTTCGTCGGCGCTCTCTTCGAGTACCACTGGAACGACCACACGGGACAGCTCGCCAAGATACGCAAAGCGGCCGGCCTACCCGACGCGAAATAA
- the purE gene encoding 5-(carboxyamino)imidazole ribonucleotide mutase, producing MPDANPPLVAVIMGSKSDWETMRHTDLLLTQLGVPHECKVMSAHRTPGLTAEYAAKAEARGIEVIIAAAGGAAHLAGVVAAHTVLPVLGVPMESRALKGIDSLLSTVQMPGGIPVGTMAIGKAGAINAALFAAAILANHRPLLRKKLHAFRKKQARKVKQETLP from the coding sequence ATGCCTGACGCCAATCCGCCTCTCGTCGCCGTCATCATGGGCAGCAAGTCCGACTGGGAGACCATGCGCCACACCGACCTGCTGCTGACGCAGCTCGGCGTGCCGCACGAGTGCAAAGTCATGTCCGCCCACCGCACCCCCGGCTTGACCGCCGAGTACGCCGCCAAGGCCGAGGCCCGCGGTATCGAGGTCATCATCGCGGCAGCCGGCGGAGCCGCCCACCTGGCGGGCGTCGTGGCGGCCCACACCGTCCTGCCCGTCTTGGGCGTGCCCATGGAGAGCCGGGCGCTCAAGGGCATCGACTCCCTCCTGTCCACGGTGCAGATGCCCGGCGGCATTCCCGTGGGCACGATGGCCATCGGCAAGGCGGGCGCCATCAACGCGGCGCTCTTCGCCGCGGCCATCCTCGCCAACCACCGGCCTCTACTCAGGAAGAAGCTCCACGCCTTCCGCAAGAAGCAGGCGCGAAAGGTCAAGCAGGAAACCCTTCCGTAA
- a CDS encoding ABC transporter substrate-binding protein, protein MALMAVGLLAAPRAAEAQQAGRVYRIGLLEYSAPDAARQAWWIVFRQRMRELGYVEGQNVTFEPRWAQDDNDRLSKLAAELVGLKVDLIVTAASPSALAAKRATATIPIVMATGADPVAVGLVASLRQPGGNVTGMTTINSELAAKRLELLRIVAPRAARIAILWEERNLNSRLAVDGTEAAAKTAGFTIHSVPVRSPAEIEAAFATVVRGRAGALSIVPSPMLFSHRKRLAELAMKHRLPTIGGNREYAEAGGLVSYGADFRDMFRGAAVYVDKILKGAKPADLPVEQPTKFELVINLKTAKALGLTIPHSLLLRADEVIQ, encoded by the coding sequence ATGGCGCTGATGGCCGTCGGCCTTCTCGCCGCGCCGCGGGCCGCCGAGGCGCAACAGGCCGGGCGGGTGTATCGGATCGGTTTGCTCGAGTACAGCGCGCCCGATGCTGCCCGGCAGGCCTGGTGGATTGTGTTCCGCCAACGGATGCGCGAGCTCGGCTACGTGGAGGGACAGAACGTTACCTTTGAGCCGCGCTGGGCGCAGGATGACAACGACCGACTCTCGAAGCTTGCTGCCGAGCTCGTCGGGCTCAAGGTGGACCTTATCGTCACGGCAGCGTCGCCCTCCGCGCTTGCGGCGAAGCGGGCGACCGCGACCATCCCGATCGTGATGGCCACCGGCGCGGATCCGGTGGCGGTCGGGCTCGTTGCGAGTCTCAGGCAGCCGGGCGGTAACGTCACGGGGATGACCACCATCAACAGCGAGCTGGCTGCCAAACGACTCGAGCTCCTAAGGATCGTGGCGCCACGCGCGGCCCGCATCGCGATCCTTTGGGAGGAGAGGAACCTGAACTCCCGTCTCGCCGTGGACGGGACCGAAGCCGCAGCCAAGACGGCGGGTTTCACCATACACAGCGTCCCCGTGCGCAGCCCCGCCGAGATCGAGGCGGCGTTCGCCACCGTGGTCCGGGGTCGCGCCGGAGCGCTCAGCATCGTCCCGAGTCCGATGCTCTTCTCCCACCGCAAGCGACTCGCCGAACTGGCCATGAAGCATCGGCTGCCGACTATCGGCGGTAACCGTGAGTATGCGGAAGCAGGAGGCTTGGTCAGTTATGGCGCTGACTTCCGCGACATGTTCCGCGGTGCCGCCGTCTACGTCGACAAGATCCTCAAGGGCGCCAAGCCCGCCGACCTCCCCGTCGAGCAGCCCACGAAGTTCGAGCTGGTGATCAACCTCAAGACCGCGAAGGCGCTCGGCCTGACGATCCCGCACTCACTCCTGCTGCGGGCGGATGAGGTGATCCAATAG
- a CDS encoding adenylate/guanylate cyclase domain-containing protein, whose protein sequence is MSVPGAKFDTPNAYTPLHLAERILTSKAALEGERKQVTVLFADLKGSMELLADRDPEDARRLLDPVLERMMEAVHRYEGTVNQVMGDGIMALFGAPIAHEDHAVRACYAALAMQETIRRYTEEILRTHGITLQIRVGLNSGEVLVRTIGNDLHMDYSAVGQTVHLAARMEQLAPPGSIWQTAETLRLVDGLVQVTSRGLVPIKGLPGPMEVFELTGASANRGRLQAAVARGLTRFVGRQTETEALRQALERASAGHGQVVAVVGEPGVGKTRLFYEFIHSHRTQGWLALEATSMSYGQATTYLPIIDLLKVYFRIEEGDDRRRIREKVTGKLLTLDEALRPTLPAFLSLLEVPVEDGAWEHLDALHRRQHSLDAVKRLLLRESQVQPLILVFENLHWIDSETQALLDRLVESLPTARLLLLVNYRPEYQHNWGSKTYYIQLRLDPLPPENAGELLQDLLGEDASLEALKGRLIEWTEGNPFFLEETLQTLVETHALVGARGAYRLVKPLGTIQVPATVQAVLAARIDRLPLEEKHLLQTAAVIGKDVPYTLLQTIVALPETALHRGLDHLQAAEFLYETSLFPEIEYTFKHALTQQVAYGSLLHERQRVLHRRAGEELERLSQTQPEEPYEKLAYHYSRSDQTGKAVEYLVKAGHKATHRYANREALDHFQKALELIPTGEAYDRVLESCAELLLGLFRGKEAASAYEQLLVSARQCGNRTQELTSLLGLAQAYYIVTFDEPDFGAQSLELGKQAYVLARQLDDKRSMVRILLRRVLYLLDFDPDSRDDTAASCAEASALSLEIGDEDLIIDSSYVRVVHSSLRSGPTAEIEQQGEELLKRLEMRHDLLRLKEQYFRLMQLHRSRGNFARCIECCDAGIRLAADIGALPVMYPTEKAYALLYLGRYDEAWASLQREIADEAHQFARMIKDLCTGRYFLEIMAYEKASAVLEPALDQASRLQRWRFALGARLLLAASIIRAGHLEPTTLSRLTQDLLSILEGPSAEPSQKVTAAQVMAELLLSEGRLDEALRRAEASARHADQIGFKPAYVSALALQLCILLRLNRPTDVVVLADSVLAVAEAMSYRPMLWRIRAAKAQALATLGNGTGAAEESHAAAAVIRELSETIPDEELKRGFLARASIMTGTHDDAASERG, encoded by the coding sequence TTGAGCGTACCGGGAGCGAAATTCGATACCCCTAACGCCTACACCCCGCTCCACCTCGCCGAGCGTATCCTCACCTCAAAGGCCGCGCTCGAAGGCGAACGCAAGCAAGTCACAGTCCTCTTCGCCGACCTCAAGGGATCGATGGAACTGCTCGCCGACCGCGACCCCGAGGATGCGCGCAGGCTCCTCGATCCAGTCCTCGAGCGCATGATGGAAGCGGTCCACCGCTACGAAGGGACCGTCAACCAGGTGATGGGCGACGGCATCATGGCGCTCTTTGGGGCGCCCATCGCCCATGAAGATCACGCCGTGCGGGCCTGCTATGCCGCGTTGGCGATGCAGGAGACGATCCGTCGCTACACTGAAGAGATTCTCCGCACACACGGGATCACGCTGCAGATACGGGTTGGTCTCAACTCGGGTGAGGTCTTGGTTCGCACCATCGGTAACGACCTGCATATGGACTACTCTGCCGTCGGCCAGACCGTGCACCTCGCCGCCCGCATGGAACAGCTCGCGCCTCCAGGCAGCATTTGGCAGACAGCCGAGACGCTCCGCCTGGTAGACGGACTGGTGCAGGTCACCTCCCGGGGTTTGGTTCCTATCAAGGGACTGCCGGGCCCGATGGAGGTCTTTGAGCTGACCGGTGCCAGTGCCAATCGGGGACGCCTGCAAGCTGCCGTGGCCCGTGGGCTCACGCGCTTCGTTGGACGGCAGACCGAGACGGAGGCTCTCCGCCAAGCTCTGGAACGGGCCAGCGCCGGTCACGGTCAGGTGGTCGCGGTGGTGGGAGAGCCAGGGGTGGGGAAGACGCGACTTTTCTACGAGTTTATCCATTCCCATCGGACCCAGGGCTGGCTCGCTCTCGAGGCCACGTCCATGTCCTACGGGCAGGCCACAACTTATCTCCCTATCATCGACCTTCTCAAAGTCTACTTCCGCATCGAAGAGGGGGACGATCGGCGACGCATCCGTGAAAAGGTCACCGGCAAGCTGCTCACCCTCGATGAGGCTCTTAGGCCGACTCTACCAGCCTTCCTCTCGCTTCTGGAGGTACCGGTCGAAGATGGTGCATGGGAGCATCTCGACGCTCTGCATCGCCGTCAGCACTCCCTGGACGCCGTGAAGCGCCTACTGTTGCGCGAGAGCCAGGTCCAACCTCTCATCCTGGTCTTCGAGAACCTGCATTGGATCGATTCTGAGACCCAGGCTTTGCTCGACCGCCTGGTTGAGAGCCTCCCAACCGCTCGGCTACTGCTTCTCGTCAACTACCGCCCCGAGTACCAGCATAATTGGGGGAGCAAAACCTATTACATACAGCTGCGGCTCGATCCACTGCCGCCGGAGAATGCCGGGGAACTTCTTCAAGACCTCCTGGGGGAGGACGCCAGCCTCGAAGCGCTCAAGGGGCGCTTGATTGAGTGGACGGAGGGCAATCCGTTCTTTCTGGAGGAGACCCTCCAGACTCTTGTCGAGACCCACGCGTTGGTTGGGGCGCGGGGAGCCTATCGGCTGGTCAAACCCCTTGGGACTATTCAGGTGCCAGCGACCGTCCAGGCAGTTCTCGCGGCTCGGATCGACCGCCTCCCACTTGAGGAGAAGCACCTCCTTCAGACCGCAGCCGTGATTGGCAAGGATGTCCCCTACACGCTTCTACAAACCATCGTCGCGCTGCCAGAAACGGCGCTCCACCGTGGCCTGGATCACCTACAGGCGGCGGAGTTCCTCTATGAGACGAGCCTCTTCCCAGAGATCGAATACACCTTCAAGCATGCCCTCACCCAGCAGGTAGCCTATGGAAGTCTCCTGCACGAGCGGCAGCGTGTGCTGCACCGGCGCGCGGGAGAAGAACTCGAGAGACTTTCCCAGACGCAACCTGAGGAGCCGTACGAGAAGTTAGCGTACCACTACAGCCGCAGTGATCAGACGGGGAAGGCGGTGGAGTATCTCGTCAAGGCGGGGCACAAGGCGACCCATCGGTATGCCAATCGCGAGGCGCTCGACCACTTTCAAAAAGCCCTGGAGCTGATCCCGACAGGTGAGGCATATGATCGCGTTCTGGAATCCTGCGCGGAACTACTCCTAGGGCTGTTCCGTGGCAAAGAAGCCGCCAGCGCCTACGAGCAGTTGCTTGTGAGCGCCAGGCAATGTGGCAACCGCACGCAGGAGCTCACGTCGCTGCTAGGGCTTGCCCAAGCCTATTACATTGTCACCTTCGATGAACCGGACTTTGGCGCACAATCACTTGAACTCGGGAAGCAGGCGTACGTCCTGGCTCGTCAACTGGATGACAAGCGAAGCATGGTGCGGATCCTGCTTCGTCGGGTTCTCTATTTGTTAGATTTCGACCCTGACTCTAGGGACGACACTGCGGCCAGTTGCGCAGAGGCATCGGCGCTCAGTCTAGAGATCGGCGATGAAGACTTGATCATCGATAGCTCCTACGTCAGAGTCGTTCACAGCTCCTTGAGATCAGGCCCGACCGCTGAGATCGAGCAGCAAGGAGAGGAACTCCTTAAGCGCCTTGAGATGCGACATGATCTGCTCAGACTCAAGGAGCAGTATTTTCGACTCATGCAGCTCCATCGTTCCCGAGGCAATTTTGCACGGTGTATCGAGTGCTGCGATGCGGGGATACGTCTCGCTGCAGACATCGGAGCCCTCCCCGTGATGTACCCGACCGAGAAAGCCTACGCCCTACTCTATCTTGGGCGCTACGACGAGGCATGGGCTTCTCTGCAAAGAGAGATTGCCGACGAGGCGCATCAATTTGCACGGATGATAAAGGATTTGTGCACTGGTAGATACTTCCTGGAGATCATGGCCTATGAGAAGGCATCCGCCGTGCTCGAGCCCGCGCTCGATCAGGCGAGCCGTCTCCAACGCTGGCGGTTTGCACTGGGCGCTCGCTTGCTGTTGGCGGCATCTATTATTCGCGCCGGACACCTCGAGCCCACGACTCTCAGCCGACTGACGCAAGATCTGCTGAGTATACTTGAAGGTCCGTCAGCAGAACCGAGCCAGAAAGTCACGGCAGCGCAGGTGATGGCAGAACTGCTTCTCTCCGAGGGAAGACTGGACGAGGCACTTCGCCGGGCAGAAGCTTCAGCCCGGCACGCCGACCAGATCGGCTTCAAACCCGCGTATGTGTCCGCGCTCGCACTTCAGTTGTGCATTCTGTTGCGTCTTAACAGACCCACGGACGTCGTCGTGCTGGCCGATAGCGTGCTGGCTGTCGCCGAAGCGATGTCCTATCGCCCGATGCTCTGGCGCATTCGGGCGGCAAAGGCGCAGGCACTGGCTACGCTCGGGAATGGAACAGGAGCAGCAGAAGAGTCCCACGCAGCCGCTGCGGTGATCCGCGAGTTATCAGAGACTATCCCGGATGAGGAACTCAAGAGAGGGTTTCTCGCGCGCGCTTCAATCATGACTGGGACACATGACGACGCTGCATCAGAGCGAGGTTGA
- a CDS encoding TIGR00730 family Rossman fold protein, translated as MTGDMELRARWRRRWGKDSANPDDRRFLAGPQSRLRELLWALGIFVEFIRGFRALHFVGPCVTVFGSARFPETHRYYELARRVGALLARDGFTVMTGGGPGIMEAANRGAKEAGGRSIGCNIELPKEQKPNAYLDRWVTFRHFFVRKVMLVKYSYAFIAMPGGFGTLDEMTEAATLIQTGKISHFPLVLMGVEFWKPLLDFMRGTLIKEGTIGPDDVDFFVTDSPEEAAAHVRTVGMERFGLTYGPKMKRRWFLGE; from the coding sequence GTGACGGGCGACATGGAGCTGCGCGCGCGGTGGCGGCGCCGGTGGGGCAAGGACTCCGCCAATCCCGACGACCGGCGGTTTCTCGCGGGCCCCCAGTCGCGGCTCCGCGAGCTCCTGTGGGCGCTCGGGATCTTCGTCGAGTTCATCCGCGGCTTCCGGGCGCTGCACTTCGTCGGTCCCTGCGTCACCGTCTTCGGCTCGGCGCGCTTTCCCGAGACGCACCGCTATTACGAGCTGGCGAGGCGCGTGGGTGCCCTGCTCGCGCGAGACGGCTTCACCGTGATGACGGGCGGCGGCCCCGGCATCATGGAGGCGGCCAATCGCGGCGCCAAGGAGGCGGGCGGCCGCTCCATCGGGTGCAACATCGAGCTGCCCAAGGAGCAGAAACCCAATGCCTACCTCGACCGGTGGGTGACGTTCCGCCACTTCTTCGTGCGCAAGGTCATGCTCGTGAAGTACTCCTACGCGTTCATCGCGATGCCCGGCGGCTTCGGGACGCTCGACGAGATGACGGAGGCGGCGACGCTCATCCAGACGGGCAAGATCAGCCACTTCCCGCTGGTGCTCATGGGCGTGGAGTTTTGGAAGCCGCTGCTGGATTTCATGCGCGGCACGCTGATCAAGGAGGGCACCATTGGCCCCGACGACGTGGACTTCTTCGTGACGGACTCGCCCGAGGAGGCGGCGGCCCACGTCCGCACCGTCGGCATGGAGCGCTTCGGGCTCACCTACGGGCCGAAGATGAAGCGCCGCTGGTTCCTCGGCGAGTAA
- a CDS encoding DNA starvation/stationary phase protection protein → MKPAIGLSDASRNGVLKLLAPLLADEYVLYTKTRNYHWNVVGPQFNDLHKFFQAQYEELDDFVDDVAERMRQLGGKSPGTLAEFTKAARLKERPGQRPNARAMLTALLADHEAVIMTLRADLATAMDKFGDAGTSDFLTGLMEKHEKMAWMLRAFLEA, encoded by the coding sequence ATGAAACCCGCAATCGGACTGTCCGACGCCAGCCGGAACGGCGTTCTCAAGCTCTTGGCGCCGCTTCTGGCTGACGAGTACGTGCTCTACACCAAGACCCGCAACTACCACTGGAACGTGGTGGGCCCGCAGTTCAACGACCTGCACAAGTTCTTCCAGGCGCAGTACGAGGAGCTCGACGACTTCGTGGACGATGTGGCCGAGCGCATGCGTCAGCTCGGCGGCAAGTCACCCGGCACGCTGGCCGAGTTCACGAAGGCCGCGCGCCTCAAGGAGCGCCCCGGCCAGCGTCCCAATGCGCGCGCCATGCTGACCGCGCTGCTTGCCGACCACGAGGCGGTCATCATGACGCTGCGCGCCGATCTCGCGACCGCCATGGACAAGTTCGGCGACGCCGGCACCAGCGACTTCCTCACGGGCCTGATGGAGAAGCACGAGAAGATGGCCTGGATGCTCCGGGCCTTCTTGGAAGCCTAG
- a CDS encoding TIGR04283 family arsenosugar biosynthesis glycosyltransferase: MSIVIPALNEAPNLERLLPDLMARFPGAEIVLVDGGSTDATAAITARFPEISLLASPRGRARQMNAGARAARGDVLLFLHADTLLPDGALAAVEAAVGDPGVVAGRFDIHFDNPRPVFRMIAWFMNQRSRWSGISTGDQAIFVCREPFDALGGYPDMPLMEDVELCRRLKRRGQLAALRLSVTTSARKWERDGAVRTILLMWALRFLYMVGVPPARLHRWYYWQ; the protein is encoded by the coding sequence ATCAGCATCGTCATCCCCGCCCTCAACGAGGCGCCCAACCTCGAACGTCTGCTACCCGATCTCATGGCGCGCTTCCCCGGCGCCGAGATTGTCCTGGTGGATGGCGGCAGCACGGACGCGACCGCCGCCATCACGGCGCGCTTTCCAGAGATCAGCCTGCTCGCGAGCCCCCGCGGGCGCGCGCGCCAGATGAACGCGGGGGCGCGCGCGGCGCGCGGCGACGTCCTGCTCTTCCTCCACGCCGACACGCTCCTGCCCGACGGCGCGCTCGCCGCCGTGGAAGCCGCGGTCGGCGATCCCGGCGTCGTCGCGGGGCGCTTCGACATCCACTTCGACAACCCGCGGCCCGTGTTCCGGATGATCGCCTGGTTCATGAACCAGCGCTCCCGCTGGAGCGGAATCTCGACGGGCGACCAGGCCATCTTCGTCTGTCGTGAGCCTTTTGACGCCTTGGGCGGTTATCCGGACATGCCGCTGATGGAAGACGTCGAGCTCTGCCGGCGCCTCAAGCGCCGTGGGCAGCTGGCCGCCCTGCGGCTCAGCGTGACGACGTCGGCCCGGAAGTGGGAGCGGGACGGCGCCGTCAGGACCATCCTCCTCATGTGGGCCCTCCGCTTCCTCTACATGGTCGGGGTGCCGCCGGCTCGGCTCCACCGCTGGTACTATTGGCAGTAG
- a CDS encoding serine hydrolase domain-containing protein, which produces MKLRSGMPGEVGMSAQRLQGVVHAADSWVAQGITPALVLLVARRGVIVLHEAFGRLTPDDDAPPVKRDTIYPVASLTKPITATAAMVLVEDGLLGLQRQVSDYIPEFVAEGKEAVMVHHLLTHTSGLRDEDVVAHVTKKRGLVAIPPPEKTQHPWIHERLYLSFDAPLWKPPGVEMSYSNHNYALLGEIVRRVSGQSLADFARERIFEPLRMEDTFYIVPNAVRTRIVKRALDAPFAVGVVGPGLGTREHQELPLAAGGVYSTVMDMAIFGQMFLNRGCYGDVRILSPAAVAEMTRNQIPGISSQIPGEFFPEASWGFGWSIHGNKKALRYGSLHSQQTFSHHGAGGVQFWVDPVYEIVGLYFSVALELIDDLRTKECHDLFMNAVTAAAVDG; this is translated from the coding sequence ATGAAACTTCGGTCAGGAATGCCGGGAGAAGTCGGGATGTCGGCGCAACGACTCCAAGGTGTCGTCCATGCAGCGGACAGTTGGGTGGCGCAAGGTATCACACCAGCGCTCGTGCTGCTTGTGGCGCGACGTGGGGTCATCGTTCTGCACGAGGCTTTTGGCCGCTTGACGCCCGACGACGATGCCCCTCCCGTCAAGCGCGACACGATCTATCCCGTGGCGTCCCTCACCAAACCGATCACAGCAACGGCGGCCATGGTGCTGGTGGAAGACGGTCTCCTTGGCCTGCAACGACAAGTTTCAGACTACATTCCCGAGTTTGTTGCCGAAGGGAAGGAGGCAGTGATGGTGCATCACTTGCTCACGCACACTTCAGGACTCAGAGATGAAGATGTCGTGGCGCATGTGACAAAGAAGAGGGGTCTCGTAGCCATCCCTCCCCCGGAAAAGACGCAACACCCCTGGATCCATGAGCGCCTGTATCTCAGCTTTGATGCGCCTCTGTGGAAGCCCCCCGGCGTGGAGATGTCCTACAGCAACCATAATTACGCCTTGCTGGGGGAAATCGTTCGGCGAGTCAGTGGACAGTCGCTAGCAGACTTTGCGAGAGAAAGGATCTTTGAGCCGCTGCGCATGGAGGACACGTTCTACATCGTGCCGAATGCCGTGAGGACCAGGATTGTCAAACGCGCATTGGATGCGCCGTTCGCCGTTGGAGTCGTCGGTCCGGGACTCGGCACGCGAGAACATCAGGAGCTGCCTCTGGCCGCCGGGGGTGTCTATTCGACCGTGATGGACATGGCGATATTCGGCCAGATGTTCCTCAATCGTGGGTGCTACGGGGATGTGAGAATTCTCAGCCCGGCAGCGGTAGCCGAGATGACGCGCAATCAGATCCCGGGTATCAGTTCGCAGATCCCTGGTGAGTTCTTCCCTGAAGCCTCATGGGGATTTGGCTGGAGTATCCATGGGAATAAAAAAGCGCTGAGATATGGATCGCTGCATTCCCAGCAAACCTTTTCCCATCATGGCGCAGGAGGCGTCCAGTTCTGGGTTGATCCAGTGTACGAGATCGTGGGGCTCTATTTCTCGGTTGCGCTCGAGCTCATCGACGATCTCCGCACCAAAGAGTGCCACGACCTATTCATGAACGCGGTGACCGCGGCGGCGGTCGATGGCTAG